From Kiritimatiellales bacterium, a single genomic window includes:
- a CDS encoding D-alanine--D-alanine ligase gives MNERCFQHVAVLKGGISTEREVSLESGAAIAAGLRAAGYTVYELDVTSRTIDLPREVEAVFIALHGTFGEDGGVQLLLTQMGVPFVGAGVEASRMAFDKQLTDICLRAAGVPVPDIEVVRKERQPVMQPPVAVKPLRQGSSVGCSLVFEAMHFPAALEKARQYGEEIIVQRFIPGREFTVSIVAGEVLPPVEIVLEEGWYDYDAKYKTDSTRYIVPAKIDAETEVRMRELAFKTFHSLGARGFGRVDFRMTPAGELFVLELNTIPGFTAHSLMPKAAAAAGIGFSELCDRIMRTALMP, from the coding sequence ATGAATGAGAGATGCTTCCAGCATGTGGCGGTTTTAAAAGGCGGAATTTCTACTGAACGTGAGGTTTCACTTGAGTCCGGTGCGGCCATTGCCGCCGGTCTGCGCGCCGCCGGTTACACAGTGTATGAACTGGATGTGACGTCCCGCACCATTGACCTGCCGCGAGAAGTGGAGGCGGTCTTCATTGCGCTGCACGGAACGTTTGGCGAGGATGGCGGAGTGCAACTGCTGTTAACTCAGATGGGTGTGCCGTTTGTCGGTGCAGGAGTGGAAGCGAGCCGGATGGCGTTTGATAAACAGCTTACTGACATTTGTCTGCGCGCTGCCGGTGTGCCGGTGCCGGATATAGAGGTGGTGCGTAAAGAACGCCAGCCGGTCATGCAGCCGCCGGTGGCGGTAAAGCCGCTGCGGCAGGGTTCCAGCGTCGGCTGTTCGCTCGTGTTTGAAGCAATGCATTTTCCGGCGGCACTTGAAAAAGCGCGGCAGTACGGGGAGGAAATCATTGTGCAGCGGTTTATTCCCGGACGGGAATTTACGGTAAGCATTGTGGCCGGCGAGGTGCTGCCGCCGGTTGAAATCGTACTGGAAGAGGGCTGGTACGATTACGACGCGAAATATAAAACGGATTCAACACGCTATATTGTACCGGCGAAGATTGACGCCGAAACAGAAGTGCGGATGAGAGAACTCGCATTCAAAACATTTCATTCGCTCGGCGCGCGCGGTTTTGGCCGCGTCGATTTCCGGATGACGCCGGCAGGCGAGCTGTTTGTGCTCGAACTCAATACCATTCCCGGATTTACGGCGCACAGTCTGATGCCCAAAGCCGCCGCTGCCGCCGGAATCGGCTTTTCTGAGCTTTGCGACCGGATCATGCGCACCGCTTTGATGCCCTGA
- a CDS encoding FtsQ-type POTRA domain-containing protein, which produces MAARKRQIKSKRRVYYAKTRANKKHTARRSLVVLFLLLVTAGIVYGLYRGAKFTGSLFFSRNPAFELKIVDIATDGRLTVSQIREYAAVETGANIFSVDTAALRKRLVDVPLVETVIVRRKLPDTLEIKITERVALAQIRWSARGLPFLIDRAGVVLPPTRSGQVLPVIEGMKSNALRPGEKSNDAGVRYCLDLLMLSDSLGFGPIVRFGTFNLRFPEFIDVTVNTETSARFPYKDAKEKLIRLVSVLQLANEQGRRIKTVDLTPDGRNVPVTYY; this is translated from the coding sequence ATGGCAGCAAGAAAAAGACAAATAAAATCAAAACGCCGCGTATATTATGCGAAAACACGCGCAAACAAAAAACATACTGCACGCCGCAGTCTGGTTGTGCTGTTTCTGCTGCTCGTGACTGCAGGAATCGTTTACGGACTTTATCGCGGCGCAAAATTTACCGGTTCGCTTTTCTTTTCGCGCAATCCGGCGTTTGAGCTGAAAATTGTTGATATTGCTACAGACGGACGGCTGACTGTTTCGCAAATTCGCGAATATGCCGCTGTAGAAACCGGTGCAAATATTTTTTCCGTCGACACCGCTGCTCTGCGCAAACGCCTTGTCGATGTGCCGCTGGTTGAAACCGTCATTGTGCGCCGGAAGCTGCCGGACACGCTCGAAATCAAAATTACCGAACGCGTCGCATTGGCGCAGATCCGCTGGAGCGCACGCGGTCTGCCGTTTCTGATCGACCGCGCCGGTGTTGTCCTGCCGCCGACACGCAGCGGACAAGTGCTGCCGGTGATTGAGGGCATGAAAAGTAACGCACTGCGTCCCGGTGAAAAAAGCAATGATGCCGGCGTGCGCTACTGCCTTGATCTGCTCATGCTGTCCGACTCGCTCGGCTTCGGGCCGATCGTTCGCTTCGGCACATTTAACCTGCGTTTTCCTGAATTTATCGACGTCACTGTTAACACCGAAACCAGTGCGCGCTTTCCGTATAAGGACGCCAAAGAAAAACTCATCCGGCTCGTTAGTGTACTGCAATTGGCAAACGAACAGGGGCGGCGCATCAAAACCGTTGATCTCACGCCGGACGGCCGCAATGTGCCGGTAACCTATTATTGA
- the ftsA gene encoding cell division protein FtsA: MKSEIRKNMAAPVITALEIGTSSVKVLMAEVREDGGIMIAGVGERDSRGVRKGEIIDFELALDSVRNAMEDAESSSRKSIGEHLYLVASGGRAESLLHAGGIPVLNEYDEPGGEITQDDVDHALEAARKIHVPDDRIRMHTLEQNFEVDGRGGIANPVRMLAQELRAGMLMIHGQRSVIENLKKLIESVPVTCADAAFGGFCSALAVLTPEHKRAGAVVIDLGGGTTDYLAYSAGLVRLAGSIAVGGDHITGDISSGLNLGRRQAEMLKKESGSAIINRLKSDQNISIPPEGSYRGGIVRSSTLHTIIHARMEETLRLIAEQIEQSELAGVLNGGVILTGGGSALEGVADLAQQVFNAPARVGRIYDCVGLSTKQEGARFAAAIGAIRYASAQRKPAAPARGAIRNFFSKLWGGGE, translated from the coding sequence TTGAAATCTGAAATTCGAAAAAATATGGCCGCGCCGGTGATCACAGCTCTTGAAATCGGAACCAGCTCAGTCAAAGTGCTGATGGCTGAAGTGCGTGAGGATGGTGGAATCATGATTGCCGGCGTCGGCGAGCGCGATTCACGCGGCGTGCGCAAAGGCGAAATTATCGACTTCGAGCTCGCGCTCGACTCCGTGCGCAATGCAATGGAAGACGCCGAGAGCAGTTCGCGCAAATCCATCGGCGAACATCTCTATCTTGTGGCGTCCGGCGGCCGCGCAGAAAGCCTGCTGCACGCCGGCGGAATTCCGGTGCTCAACGAATATGACGAGCCCGGCGGCGAAATTACACAGGACGATGTAGATCATGCCCTGGAAGCCGCCCGTAAAATTCATGTGCCGGACGACCGCATCCGCATGCATACGCTGGAACAAAATTTTGAGGTCGACGGGCGTGGCGGCATTGCAAATCCGGTGAGGATGCTCGCCCAGGAACTGCGCGCCGGCATGCTGATGATTCACGGACAGCGCTCCGTGATTGAAAATCTGAAAAAACTCATTGAAAGTGTTCCCGTCACTTGTGCCGATGCTGCGTTTGGCGGATTCTGTTCTGCACTCGCCGTGTTAACACCGGAACATAAACGCGCCGGCGCTGTTGTGATTGATCTTGGCGGCGGAACAACCGACTACCTGGCGTATAGCGCCGGACTTGTCCGGCTGGCCGGTTCAATCGCCGTCGGCGGCGACCATATTACCGGCGATATTTCCAGCGGACTGAATCTCGGGCGCCGGCAGGCTGAAATGCTTAAAAAAGAGTCCGGCAGCGCCATAATCAACCGGTTGAAAAGTGATCAGAATATTTCTATTCCGCCGGAAGGCAGCTATCGCGGCGGCATTGTCCGTTCATCCACGCTGCACACCATCATCCACGCGCGCATGGAAGAGACACTGCGCTTAATTGCCGAGCAGATTGAACAGAGCGAACTCGCCGGAGTATTAAACGGCGGCGTCATTCTTACCGGCGGCGGATCGGCACTCGAAGGCGTTGCTGATTTGGCACAGCAGGTATTTAACGCACCGGCGCGCGTCGGAAGAATTTACGACTGTGTCGGACTCTCCACCAAACAGGAGGGCGCACGTTTTGCCGCCGCGATCGGCGCTATCCGCTACGCCTCAGCGCAGCGCAAACCCGCCGCGCCGGCGCGTGGAGCCATCCGGAATTTTTTCTCGAAACTATGGGGCGGAGGAGAATGA
- a CDS encoding cell division protein FtsZ → MNSDRKKILILGLGGAGCNAVARIATEAPAGMEFAVMDCDEQTLQNCHYVENKLQAGRELTGGLSAGGDIEIGRRCVEGSGEQFKSLINTAGFLMVITGLGGGFGTGAAPVVARMARDLGAVTLFFAVLPFPFEGTVARGKAERAIRRMRTYADAIIELPNEQLQPPDDASVEESFDYSSRLLAAGVSGIWRMLSYAGVCNLDFASLGTMLNYCDAFCRFAGASAAGENRAGDVVEELRAHPLLHNTAVFQSAPGMIIGITGGHDLKLVEIQQIVDGLAPENPECWLKTGIAIDPQFSGRVDVMLLAAEAWKEPLIDDGHGGRKPAAGQGELGLKPRSRTFGGAERTIWKGEDLDIPTYIRRKIKLPR, encoded by the coding sequence GTGAACTCCGACCGCAAAAAAATTCTGATTCTCGGACTCGGCGGCGCCGGTTGTAATGCGGTAGCGCGTATTGCTACGGAAGCGCCGGCGGGCATGGAATTTGCCGTGATGGACTGCGACGAACAGACGCTGCAGAACTGCCATTATGTTGAGAATAAACTGCAGGCCGGACGGGAGCTTACCGGCGGACTGAGCGCCGGCGGCGATATTGAAATCGGCCGGCGCTGCGTCGAAGGTTCCGGTGAGCAGTTTAAATCGCTGATCAACACCGCCGGGTTCTTGATGGTTATCACCGGGCTTGGCGGCGGATTCGGCACAGGCGCCGCGCCGGTGGTTGCGCGCATGGCACGCGATCTCGGTGCCGTCACACTCTTTTTCGCCGTACTGCCGTTTCCGTTTGAGGGGACGGTGGCACGCGGTAAAGCTGAACGCGCCATCCGGCGCATGCGAACCTATGCCGACGCCATTATTGAACTGCCGAATGAACAGCTTCAGCCGCCGGATGATGCATCGGTGGAAGAATCATTTGATTACAGCAGCCGGCTGCTTGCTGCCGGCGTGAGCGGAATCTGGAGAATGCTCTCGTATGCCGGTGTGTGCAACCTCGATTTTGCATCACTCGGCACCATGCTAAACTATTGTGACGCATTCTGCCGCTTCGCCGGCGCGAGCGCCGCCGGCGAAAACCGCGCCGGAGATGTCGTTGAAGAACTGCGTGCACATCCGCTGCTGCACAACACGGCTGTATTTCAAAGTGCGCCGGGCATGATCATCGGGATCACCGGCGGACACGATTTAAAGCTCGTCGAAATCCAGCAGATTGTCGACGGGCTCGCACCGGAGAATCCGGAGTGCTGGCTGAAAACCGGCATCGCGATCGACCCGCAGTTTTCCGGTCGTGTCGATGTTATGCTGCTCGCCGCCGAAGCGTGGAAAGAGCCGCTGATCGACGATGGGCACGGCGGCAGAAAACCGGCGGCCGGGCAGGGGGAGCTCGGACTTAAACCGCGCTCACGCACCTTCGGCGGCGCCGAACGCACCATCTGGAAAGGCGAAGACCTCGACATCCCAACTTACATCCGCCGGAAAATAAAACTGCCGCGGTAA
- a CDS encoding class I SAM-dependent methyltransferase, whose protein sequence is MNELDKIYDGIAADYERGRNIFNNTAQLEMLAEKIPAHADVLDAGCGSGIPVLKFFIDHGCRVTGTDISAEMLALAAKNSPAAELIQKDTAELDFPADSFDLITSIYTLFHMSMECQVSAFGKFYTMLRASGIACFTLATETYTGAPEFSGMKQFKDVELPYHHVTPEKYAELLTATGFKILSAEHLKIGRETMLWMLVQKE, encoded by the coding sequence ATGAATGAGCTGGATAAAATTTACGATGGAATTGCTGCGGATTATGAAAGAGGGCGCAACATTTTTAATAATACGGCGCAACTTGAAATGCTTGCAGAAAAAATTCCGGCGCATGCAGATGTGCTCGATGCCGGTTGCGGTTCCGGAATACCGGTTCTGAAATTTTTTATTGATCACGGTTGTCGTGTAACCGGTACTGATATTTCGGCAGAGATGCTGGCGCTGGCAGCGAAAAATAGTCCGGCGGCCGAGCTGATTCAAAAAGACACCGCCGAACTGGATTTTCCGGCGGACTCATTCGACTTGATCACCTCAATCTACACCCTGTTTCATATGTCGATGGAATGTCAGGTGAGTGCGTTTGGAAAATTTTACACCATGCTGCGCGCCAGCGGCATCGCCTGTTTCACGCTGGCCACAGAAACGTATACCGGAGCGCCGGAGTTTTCCGGCATGAAGCAATTTAAGGATGTTGAATTGCCGTATCATCATGTGACGCCGGAAAAATATGCAGAACTTCTTACGGCGACCGGATTTAAAATTCTCTCCGCTGAACACTTGAAAATCGGACGAGAAACCATGCTGTGGATGCTGGTGCAAAAGGAATAA
- a CDS encoding ABC transporter ATP-binding protein, producing the protein MKKYRTVLHPLELNYQSAHPMRTLFRLLNRPWYYFVITTLLLLIKHSPVWAIPFLIAELIDLLVTPENWSMSRAVIYFSIVVVLTIQNIFSHTLFFVMLSGTIRDLEQTLRNALVTRMQHLSIAFHDRTESGRLQAKVLRDVEQVQTFCMLLGDGGMLAILSIVFAILVTVVREPKMLIVFLILVPLCIALRAAFHHRILAHNNAFREEVERMSAGIVEMLNMIPVVRAHGLESMAASEMERQFDEVNRSGRKLDRIDSLFGSSAWVVFQLSVVCGLIVLVWFNRRGLISIGDIVLYQSLFSMIVMCVSQLLGIYPRLMRGIESIRSIGEILECPDLELNDGRASVAEIGGHVEFDDVSFVYDVEKNHGVKNFSLDVKPGECVAFVGPSGAGKSTVIQLLIGFRRPQAGRILFDRRDMEACDMRTVRRHISVVPQETVLFSGTIRENILYGLSGISDERLMEVLTAAHLADVVAELPEGLETKIGEDGAMLSGGQRQRIAIARALVRNPKILVLDEATSALDTVSEKKVQDAIDSAVINRTTFIVAHRLSTIRRADRIVVMKNGRIVEIGSYSELMECHGFFYEMQQSQGGE; encoded by the coding sequence ATGAAAAAATACCGGACGGTATTGCATCCACTTGAGCTGAATTATCAGAGCGCTCATCCAATGCGAACCTTGTTTCGTCTGTTGAACCGGCCATGGTATTATTTCGTTATTACGACACTGCTGCTCCTGATCAAGCACTCTCCGGTGTGGGCAATTCCGTTTTTGATTGCCGAATTGATCGATCTGCTGGTCACACCGGAAAACTGGTCGATGTCCCGTGCCGTAATTTATTTTTCCATTGTGGTGGTACTAACGATTCAGAATATTTTTTCGCACACGCTGTTTTTTGTTATGTTAAGCGGCACAATTCGCGATCTGGAACAGACGTTACGTAATGCGCTGGTAACGCGGATGCAGCACCTTTCCATTGCATTCCACGATCGTACGGAAAGCGGACGGCTGCAGGCGAAAGTCCTGCGCGATGTCGAGCAGGTACAGACATTCTGTATGCTGCTTGGTGACGGCGGGATGCTGGCGATCCTTTCCATCGTGTTTGCGATTCTTGTGACCGTTGTGCGCGAGCCGAAAATGCTGATCGTATTTTTAATTCTTGTGCCGCTTTGCATCGCTTTGCGCGCCGCATTTCATCACCGGATCCTGGCGCACAATAATGCGTTCCGCGAAGAGGTTGAGCGGATGTCTGCCGGTATTGTTGAAATGCTGAATATGATTCCGGTAGTGCGTGCACACGGGCTTGAAAGCATGGCCGCCAGCGAGATGGAGCGGCAGTTTGACGAGGTGAACCGCAGTGGACGAAAGCTTGATCGGATCGACTCGCTGTTCGGCTCTTCCGCATGGGTGGTTTTTCAGCTTTCAGTGGTTTGCGGATTGATTGTGCTGGTCTGGTTTAATCGCCGCGGATTGATCTCCATTGGGGATATTGTTTTATATCAGAGTCTGTTCAGTATGATTGTGATGTGCGTTTCGCAGCTGCTGGGGATTTATCCCCGGCTCATGAGAGGTATCGAGTCCATCCGCTCAATCGGTGAAATACTGGAGTGTCCTGACCTCGAGTTAAATGACGGACGTGCGTCCGTTGCAGAGATTGGCGGACATGTTGAATTCGATGATGTTTCATTTGTGTATGACGTTGAAAAAAATCACGGTGTGAAAAACTTTTCATTGGATGTAAAACCCGGTGAATGTGTTGCATTTGTCGGACCGAGCGGCGCCGGAAAATCAACGGTCATTCAGTTGTTGATTGGATTCCGTCGCCCGCAGGCAGGTCGTATTCTGTTCGATAGACGCGATATGGAAGCATGTGATATGCGAACGGTTCGCAGGCATATTTCTGTTGTGCCGCAGGAAACGGTTTTATTTTCCGGTACTATTCGTGAAAACATTCTTTATGGATTATCCGGCATTTCTGATGAACGGCTGATGGAGGTGCTGACCGCAGCACATCTGGCAGATGTTGTTGCCGAGCTGCCGGAAGGACTTGAAACAAAAATCGGCGAAGATGGTGCCATGCTTTCCGGTGGACAGCGTCAGCGAATTGCTATTGCACGCGCTTTGGTTCGCAATCCTAAAATTCTTGTGCTCGATGAAGCCACCTCTGCGCTTGATACTGTTTCCGAAAAAAAAGTTCAGGATGCCATCGACAGTGCCGTAATCAATCGAACCACATTTATTGTTGCGCACCGGCTTTCAACCATTCGCAGGGCAGACCGGATTGTCGTGATGAAAAACGGTCGCATTGTTGAAATCGGTTCTTATTCAGAATTAATGGAATGCCATGGATTTTTTTATGAAATGCAGCAGTCTCAAGGCGGGGAGTAA
- a CDS encoding undecaprenyl-diphosphate phosphatase, producing MSVITFLKAVLLGFVEGITEFLPISSTGHMILVDAFLQLSENKQFSDAFTIFIQTGATLAVIVLFRRELWPFAGTAEERKNKWLLWMKVAVAFFPAVILGLLCADTIEHYLFTPQTVACALIFYGVALVIFEKTRGMKTGAIQDITGITFKTALFIGCFQCLALVPGTSRSAATILGGMLLRLDRRIAAEFSFFLAVPTLTGAGAYKLMESGAAFSGAEYLILATGFMVAFIVAACVIQWLMNYLRKHSFTPFGWYRIVLGVIVLLWWFR from the coding sequence ATGTCTGTAATAACTTTTTTAAAAGCTGTCCTGCTCGGATTTGTTGAAGGTATCACTGAATTTCTGCCGATCAGCAGCACCGGCCACATGATTCTTGTCGACGCATTTCTGCAGCTTTCTGAGAACAAACAGTTTTCTGATGCCTTTACAATTTTTATCCAGACCGGCGCAACGCTTGCTGTGATTGTTCTCTTCCGGCGCGAACTGTGGCCGTTTGCCGGTACGGCCGAAGAGCGTAAAAATAAATGGCTGCTCTGGATGAAAGTTGCCGTTGCATTTTTTCCGGCAGTCATTCTCGGACTTTTATGCGCCGATACGATTGAACATTATCTTTTCACACCGCAAACCGTCGCGTGTGCGCTGATTTTTTACGGCGTTGCGCTGGTCATTTTCGAAAAAACACGCGGTATGAAAACCGGCGCCATTCAGGACATCACCGGAATTACGTTTAAAACCGCTCTGTTCATCGGCTGCTTTCAATGCCTTGCACTCGTTCCCGGCACGTCACGTTCCGCTGCCACTATTCTCGGCGGAATGCTGCTGAGACTCGACCGCCGAATCGCCGCCGAGTTTTCATTTTTTCTCGCCGTGCCCACACTCACCGGTGCCGGCGCATATAAACTCATGGAATCCGGCGCCGCATTTTCCGGCGCGGAATATCTCATCCTCGCCACCGGATTCATGGTCGCTTTTATCGTTGCCGCCTGTGTTATTCAATGGCTCATGAACTATCTGCGCAAACACAGCTTTACCCCGTTCGGGTGGTACCGCATTGTACTCGGCGTCATCGTTCTGCTCTGGTGGTTCCGGTAA
- a CDS encoding calcium/sodium antiporter yields MITLQSGGGFSNASDKNIENAGGQEMMVHMTELWIAIFFLLAGFGLLTGGAELLVRGASRLAAALGISPLVIGLTVVAFGTSAPELAVSVMSGMAGETNIALGNVLGSNIFNILFILGISALVAPLIVSTQLIKLDVPLMIAASALVFLFGANGVISTVEGVILFAGIIAYTLFLIMKSRKENCAAVAEIPAAKGARALLKNGFFVLAGLVLLVLGSSWLVKSAVTIAQHCGVSDLVIGLTIVAAGTSLPEAATSVVASLRGERDIAVGNIVGSNLFNLLCVLGAAAVVTKGGIPVPESVLVFDFPVMLTVALACLPVFFTGNVITRWEGALFFGYYIIYTVFLILLSTGSTVATEFRMAVLWFVLPLTAVAILMLVCREIRQNKKT; encoded by the coding sequence TTGATTACATTACAGAGCGGCGGCGGTTTTTCAAATGCATCTGACAAAAATATTGAAAACGCCGGCGGACAGGAGATGATGGTGCACATGACTGAATTATGGATTGCCATTTTTTTTCTGCTTGCCGGCTTTGGTCTGTTAACCGGCGGTGCAGAACTGCTGGTGCGCGGCGCGTCACGGCTGGCGGCGGCGCTGGGCATTTCTCCGCTGGTGATCGGCTTGACAGTGGTTGCATTCGGTACGAGCGCACCGGAACTGGCGGTGAGTGTGATGTCCGGCATGGCAGGTGAGACGAACATTGCACTCGGCAATGTTCTCGGCAGTAATATTTTTAATATCCTTTTTATTCTCGGAATTTCGGCGCTGGTGGCGCCGCTGATTGTTTCAACGCAACTGATCAAACTGGATGTGCCGCTGATGATTGCCGCATCGGCACTGGTATTTTTGTTCGGTGCGAACGGTGTAATCAGTACGGTTGAAGGCGTCATTCTGTTTGCCGGAATTATTGCATATACCCTTTTTTTAATCATGAAAAGCCGCAAAGAAAACTGCGCCGCCGTCGCTGAGATACCGGCAGCAAAGGGCGCACGCGCATTGTTGAAGAACGGGTTTTTTGTGCTCGCCGGCCTGGTGCTGCTGGTACTCGGTTCCAGCTGGCTGGTGAAAAGTGCGGTGACCATTGCGCAGCATTGCGGGGTGAGCGATCTGGTTATCGGTTTAACGATTGTCGCTGCCGGAACTTCGCTGCCGGAAGCGGCAACATCGGTTGTGGCAAGTCTTCGTGGTGAGCGCGATATTGCAGTGGGAAATATTGTCGGCAGTAATCTGTTTAATCTGCTGTGTGTTCTCGGTGCAGCGGCCGTTGTCACGAAAGGCGGAATCCCGGTGCCGGAATCGGTTTTAGTTTTTGATTTTCCGGTGATGCTGACGGTGGCGCTGGCGTGCCTGCCGGTGTTTTTCACCGGCAATGTTATTACCCGGTGGGAAGGCGCGCTGTTTTTCGGTTATTATATCATTTACACTGTTTTTCTAATTCTGCTGTCCACCGGCAGCACCGTTGCAACGGAATTTCGCATGGCAGTGCTGTGGTTCGTTCTGCCGCTGACGGCTGTTGCGATACTGATGCTGGTGTGTCGTGAAATCCGGCAAAACAAAAAAACGTAA
- a CDS encoding OmpH family outer membrane protein, which translates to MKKLLLAGILSIAGLAGAMERMVFVNLEEVFNNFYRTQLSKATIEAQQKEIEAERKARADEITSFATEVDALKKEARDMTLTEDIRDAKRLIYEERLLELRSKQKELEEFVQLRQQLLQQQVTRMSQSIMDEIRGAVIEYAKRNGLQAVMDNSARRAAIGVFIYTHPDVDITQQILGELNSKRPDSFEQMIKDATGAEEAPVPAEAAPAN; encoded by the coding sequence ATGAAAAAACTTTTGCTGGCTGGAATTTTGTCAATTGCAGGACTCGCCGGTGCGATGGAACGCATGGTGTTTGTGAATCTCGAAGAGGTGTTTAATAATTTCTACCGCACGCAGCTTTCGAAGGCGACCATTGAGGCGCAGCAGAAGGAGATTGAGGCGGAGCGCAAAGCGCGTGCCGATGAAATTACATCGTTCGCCACCGAAGTTGACGCTCTGAAAAAAGAGGCACGCGATATGACGCTGACGGAGGATATCCGCGATGCAAAACGGCTGATTTACGAAGAACGCCTGCTTGAGCTGCGCAGCAAGCAGAAAGAGCTGGAAGAATTTGTACAACTCCGGCAGCAGCTGCTGCAACAGCAGGTTACACGCATGAGTCAGTCGATTATGGATGAAATTCGCGGCGCGGTGATTGAGTATGCCAAGCGCAACGGATTGCAGGCGGTCATGGACAATTCAGCGCGCCGGGCGGCGATCGGCGTGTTTATTTACACACATCCTGACGTGGATATTACACAGCAGATTCTTGGTGAATTGAATAGTAAGCGTCCGGATTCATTTGAACAGATGATAAAAGATGCGACGGGCGCAGAAGAAGCGCCGGTTCCGGCCGAAGCTGCTCCGGCGAACTGA
- the lpxD gene encoding UDP-3-O-(3-hydroxymyristoyl)glucosamine N-acyltransferase: MKLVELAEKIGGKLDGAGDVEIRGVAAIGSAEPGEISFLANPKYAAQAAATNASALIVPENWSAESPAAFIRVKNPDAAFAQATMLFYTPPPAAVAGVHPSAVVAPDAIIGENASIGPLCVVESGVTIGAGTVLVAQCYIGANCTVGKNCLFYPHVSLRESVKTGDHVILHNGTVIGSDGFGYSVDEAGVRTKIPQVGTVEISDDVEIGANTTIDRARFGKTKIGTGAKIDNQVQIAHNVEIGEHVVLVSQVGIAGSARVGEKSILAGKVGVNGHIEIGKGVVVGPMAGVTKSVPDGAYLIGMPAVAIKEWKRSTAAVALLPKLKERIAALEKRIKQLEQSG, translated from the coding sequence ATGAAACTTGTTGAACTTGCAGAAAAAATCGGCGGGAAACTGGACGGCGCCGGCGATGTTGAAATTCGCGGCGTAGCGGCAATCGGCTCTGCAGAGCCGGGCGAAATCAGTTTTCTTGCGAACCCGAAATATGCAGCACAGGCGGCGGCAACCAACGCATCGGCGCTGATTGTACCGGAGAACTGGAGCGCGGAATCGCCGGCGGCATTCATTCGCGTAAAAAATCCGGATGCCGCATTTGCACAGGCAACCATGCTGTTTTATACACCGCCGCCGGCGGCGGTCGCCGGAGTTCATCCGTCGGCAGTCGTCGCGCCGGATGCCATCATCGGAGAAAACGCCAGCATCGGGCCGCTGTGTGTGGTTGAATCCGGCGTAACGATCGGTGCCGGAACGGTGCTGGTTGCGCAGTGTTATATCGGTGCAAACTGCACTGTGGGAAAAAACTGTCTGTTCTATCCGCATGTGTCGCTGCGTGAATCGGTGAAAACCGGTGACCACGTGATTCTGCATAACGGCACGGTGATCGGCAGCGACGGGTTTGGTTATTCAGTGGACGAAGCCGGCGTGCGCACAAAGATTCCGCAGGTCGGCACAGTGGAGATCAGCGACGATGTTGAAATCGGAGCGAATACGACAATAGATCGCGCGCGGTTCGGCAAAACAAAGATCGGTACCGGTGCAAAGATTGATAATCAGGTTCAGATTGCACACAATGTGGAAATCGGCGAGCACGTGGTGCTGGTTTCGCAGGTTGGCATTGCCGGCAGCGCGCGCGTCGGCGAAAAATCGATTCTGGCCGGAAAAGTTGGCGTGAACGGCCATATTGAAATCGGCAAAGGCGTGGTTGTCGGCCCGATGGCCGGCGTGACAAAGAGCGTGCCGGACGGCGCTTATCTGATCGGGATGCCGGCGGTAGCGATAAAAGAGTGGAAACGCAGCACGGCTGCTGTTGCGCTGCTGCCGAAATTAAAAGAACGGATTGCGGCATTGGAAAAACGGATAAAGCAGCTTGAACAGTCCGGTTAA